A single Sulfurimonas crateris DNA region contains:
- a CDS encoding SHOCT domain-containing protein — protein MSIYKNVREELEQMEINERVAKEHKAFVANGITVADGGKKDLDYWFGLLQKGAITQDEYNAKKSELMAV, from the coding sequence TTGAGTATTTATAAGAACGTCAGGGAAGAGCTTGAGCAGATGGAGATCAACGAGAGAGTTGCAAAAGAGCATAAGGCGTTTGTGGCTAACGGGATTACCGTGGCTGATGGCGGCAAAAAAGATCTTGATTACTGGTTTGGTCTTTTGCAGAAGGGCGCAATTACGCAAGATGAGTACAATGCTAAGAAGAGTGAGCTAATGGCAGTTTAG